The Erythrolamprus reginae isolate rEryReg1 chromosome 6, rEryReg1.hap1, whole genome shotgun sequence DNA segment cttttaaatatttaatttctttgCTCAGGGAATCAACTTTCACCGTCAGGGCTTCATTTTTTTGCTCTAGTTCTCTGCACTCTCCTGATAAAGCTTCTTGCTCTAACCTTTTCTTCTGTCTATATCGTGTGGCAGCTGTCTTATTCTGCTCCATCTTCTTCTGTTTCTTATCTACTACCTTTTCTTCTTTAATCTTTAATATGATGATTCCCAGAGGGCGGTCATAAGGCTTGGGCCTCACAGAAACATCAATTTTGGTTGTAACTGATTGGTTATCACTGAGAGAACTAGTAGAAGTGGCAGGACTTTGTGGAGGTGACTCAAGGTCTGACTCTGGGCTCATGCATATTCCACTATCATTGTCAGAATGTGCTTCGTCCTCTTTTTCACTCTTGGGAAACACTACAGTAGTGGGGGTTTCTGTTTTCTTATCTCCTTCAAGAATGTCTACTTCACTACCTAGCTCTAAACTGAATGAATGGTCAACAGTAGAAATCAGTGGCCCTTGGGGTTCAGGAAATGGCAACAATGTAGTCAATGGGGCCATCTGCTCTGCTTCAGGCGACCTGGGGAATTGGTTAATTGGTTCTGGCATTAATAAATTTTCTTTGCTGGGAATTTCTTCAATGGGCTGGTCAAGCAGGTCACACGTGTCTTCCAACGTGGCCATGAACTCATCTGGGGAGACGGTGGCTTCCAGGTCAATACCTAACAGCGCATCAAAATCAAACTCTTTCAGGTCCATCTTCTCCACCATCCAATCCATGCCAGAGAAAGCATCCTCtgtagaacaaaacaaaaaaggattTCCAAATATGATCTCAATAAAtataccaaaaaaaaatatcCCTCCATTTTAGATCCATTAAACAACTATATACATTTAAATAGATGCATCAAAAACCTCAAAAGGTTACCAAATATTGGCAGAATATAATTTATCTTACCCTGGTTGCTGTCTGTGGCATTATTGCTACTGCCCACATCCAGCCATTCGGAGGAGCCCACTTTAGCCTTAGCGCTGGAGAACCCATGCGAACTGAAGTTCCTGGCCACCTCGAAGTAGTCATCTAAGAGCCCCAGACCTTCATCAGCCACCAAACACTGCTGGCTGAATGGGGACAGAAAGCCCCCCAACGACATCTCTGTGTTTGATGAGCAGCTCATTTTGGTCAAGCTTTAGTACTTTGTTGTCGATTTGTCTAGACAAATAGATGTTGTCTTTATCGATTACAGCAAAGCTGCTGTGTGATGATTTGAAAAACCTGGAATAAACAAGATAATGATTATTATGAAAAGagtttttacattttaatttcaAGTTAAAAATAGCATAGGGCAAACTGTGCATAGCAATACTGCAGCAACGATCCTACAGTTCCTGTTTTCCCCTCTAGACTTCATCTGAGCGATCTGTCTTAGACACAAATTAGAACAGTACAACAGCGCCAACTAGAATTTGTTCAGCAAGTCAGCCCTCTATTTCCTCCTAACTACACAGCTTTAATTCAATCTCCACCCATCTTGGTCTGATTCATGAATTCATTAGTGACAACAGCTGCAGCCATTTCGTGATCTGCTTGCTGTGCATGTCTAAAACCAGGATACAAAAAAGTCCGCCATTTTGTATCCTGCCACGTTTCCATTTAGGTCACTGAGAATCTTAAGGATTGTTAAGATTTATCAGCCACATAACACCACACTCATTTATATCAACTTATTTAAAAATTGGCAATTTCCacagaaaattttattttaaagttacacttaatgtatggtttttaagggctattatgtatggtttttatactTTTTACTGATATTGATGCTGTGATCCATTTTTACACTGCTTTTTAACTTCTTGttactattgtgagccacccaggcATACAaattttactaaataaataaaaataaataattcactaCCTCTTTAACCTTAGAAAATACAAACCTGCATTCCACCCAATTAGTTATTTCAGCAAAATGTTTTTAGAAGAGACTTCCTGTCAGTGTATTTACAGATAAAACAATTTAATTGGTCGTATTTCTGTTGTGAAAAGCTCtttaaactctctctctctctctcaaaatagTACAATTGTTCACTTGTCAAAGTTCTATTTTTGTCCAGGGGAAAAAAACTATTAGCATACCAATTGCTTAAATCTCGGGGGATTTTCCCCGACAACAAAGGAAAtcattttgccttctaattagtCTGGGACACCCAAGGGCTCATTTACTACGTTTTCCATA contains these protein-coding regions:
- the ATF4 gene encoding cyclic AMP-dependent transcription factor ATF-4 → MSCSSNTEMSLGGFLSPFSQQCLVADEGLGLLDDYFEVARNFSSHGFSSAKAKVGSSEWLDVGSSNNATDSNQEDAFSGMDWMVEKMDLKEFDFDALLGIDLEATVSPDEFMATLEDTCDLLDQPIEEIPSKENLLMPEPINQFPRSPEAEQMAPLTTLLPFPEPQGPLISTVDHSFSLELGSEVDILEGDKKTETPTTVVFPKSEKEDEAHSDNDSGICMSPESDLESPPQSPATSTSSLSDNQSVTTKIDVSVRPKPYDRPLGIIILKIKEEKVVDKKQKKMEQNKTAATRYRQKKRLEQEALSGECRELEQKNEALTVKVDSLSKEIKYLKDLIEEVRKAKSKKTRAPE